One genomic segment of Brassica napus cultivar Da-Ae chromosome A3, Da-Ae, whole genome shotgun sequence includes these proteins:
- the LOC125593308 gene encoding CLAVATA3/ESR (CLE)-related protein 22-like, with amino-acid sequence MRNNYSRRKPREHITTVAFIILLFLFLFLYAKASSSSSPAGIHYHSTHGSLKKPRVLDPKPDDLNDNAALRGSRIYTYEGGENVFEDGKRRVFTGPNPLHN; translated from the coding sequence ATGAGAAATAACTACTCCAGAAGAAAACCTAGGGAACACATCACTACTGTTGCCTTTATcatccttctttttttgtttctgtttctttaCGCTAAAGCTTCATCGTCCTCCTCTCCTGCTGGTATTCATTATCACTCAACTCATGGAAGCTTAAAGAAACCTAGAGTTTTGGATCCAAAGCCTGATGATCTTAATGACAATGCTGCGTTAAGAGGATCAAGAATATATACATATGAAGGTGGTGAGAATGTTTTTGAAGATGGAAAGAGAAGGGTCTTCACAGGTCCTAATCCTTTGCacaattga
- the LOC106419807 gene encoding mediator of RNA polymerase II transcription subunit 19a, which produces MEPERTNFGGPRELCGAVDLISQYKLLQHHEFFCKRSLSASLSDSHYLHDVVGDTEIRKGDGMQLDQLIQNNTLQSRESSNTRILPFDMDVLKEAFQLNDVTPVELPLAEKGAPTIPPKSKRESKDKDRKHKKHKDRDKDKDREHKKHKHRHKDRSKDKDKDRDRKKEKNGHLDSGDHSKKHHDKKRKHDGDEDLNDVHRHKKNKHRSSKLDELGAIRVAG; this is translated from the exons ATGGAGCCTGAACGTACCAATTTTGGAG GTCCGAGAGAGTTGTGTGGTGCAGTGGATCTTATATCTCAGTACAAACTACTGCAGCACCATGAGTTCTTTTGCAAAAGATCGCTTTCTGCGTCTCTTTCAGATTCCCACTATCTTCATGATGTGGTTGGGGACACTGAGATTAGAAAAGGAGATGGAATGCAGTTAGACCAGCTTATTCAGAATAATACGTTACAGAGCCGGGAAAGTAGTAATACCCGCATCCTACCTTTTGATATGGATGTGCTTAAGGAGGCTTTCCAGCTTAATGATGTGACTCCTGTTGAATTGCCTCTA gcAGAGAAGGGGGCTCCAACAATTCCACCAAAGTCAAAACGTGAGTCCAAAGATAAGGACAGGAAACATAAAAAACACAAGGACAGGGATAAGGACAAAGATAGAGAGCATAAGAAGCACAAGCACAGGCATAAAGACAGAAGCAAAGATAAAGACAAGGACCGAGAcagaaaaaaggagaaaaatggcCACCTCGATTCGGGTGATCACTCTAAGAAACATCATGATAAG AAAAGGAAACATGATGGGGATGAAGATCTAAATGACGTtcataggcacaagaaaaaCAAG CATAGGAGCTCAAAGCTTGATGAGTTGGGTGCTATAAGGGTTGCTGGCTAA
- the LOC106420218 gene encoding uncharacterized protein LOC106420218 produces the protein MESQEGIEAEFESYLNNEHDQQRPSSDGCKQVPWLNWEEWDSVRESLFSSSPDRFAFALQRVRTWRSRGSIPGPVDVTCTLLEIQLKDGFIEREEQPADALYSEHLLQMLYTMGILRLVNCLIEKTRKRDEVSIAVAARAMGIPRKLIDLRHEGSHRELPSLLVLRDASYEALEWLKSFYWVPQKAQIPLKRDGTASIRREVKSKLRKLSFCFQLKQNPQYDSPLVKEKCSNKRTRKIVSSLVELYPSFSAEISSVLLEFLLKALDSSKSAELENQSGQDIRVFLDVWKPVIMVLSNREPELLLTLLKSVLDMIQNNEQRRYETDVNLTDKSAEEVSQATQLPYLFAWLVGLLTVSKHFQRNSSLEATPPSAFLMELIRKCLLLGALGHELVLKSGCVLGDIVGGRVLKEKLKSLPLVDKSSTSVPSKPSSPTTLLEQQEKNLRSAGKRLESVKLQLSKKKGNETEKANKRWRKARTWSTCPIGMLPRIIGSSGRLPLLDNLDAHMISKQAQGNNNVKRVAECSTQQLENSAFKRARKSTEDLSSNEATLEAHEEEAEMDKAQTDEETESESEGNLMLEDEEEGIGYLRIGDVWKRVKDGEQLVMASQVKICV, from the exons ATGGAGTCTCAAGAGGGTATTGAAGCAGAGTTCGAATCGTATCTAAACAACGAACATGATCAGCAGAGACCATCATCGGACGGCTGCAAACAAGTCCCGTGGCTGAACTGGGAAGAGTGGGACTCCGTCAGAgagtctctcttctcttcttctcctgaTAGATTCGCTTTTGCCCTGCAAAGG GTTAGGACATGGAGAAGTAGAGGGTCTATTCCAGGGCCTGTGGATGTTACTTGCACCCTTCTTGAAATCCAGCTCAAAGATGGCTTTATTGA GCGAGAGGAGCAACCAGCAGATGCATTGTACTCAGAGCATTTACTTCAGATGCTGTATACAATGGGAATACTCAG ACTTGTGAACTGTCTCATAGAGAAGACAAGGAAGAGGGACGAAGTCTCAATTGCGGTTGCAGCTAGAGCAATGGGTATCCCACGTAAATTgatcgatcttcgtcatg AGGGCTCTCACCGTGAGCTCCCTTCTCTCCTTGTGCTCCGAGATGCTTCATATGAG GCACTTGAATGGTTGAAATCTTTTTATTGGGTTCCTCAAAAGGCACAAATTCCATTGAAGAGAGATGGAACTGCTAGCATCAGAAGAGAAGTCAAATCCAAACTAAGGAAACTTTCTTTCTGCTTCCAACTTAAGCAGAATCCTCAATATGATTCCCCTTTGGTCAAAGAAAAAT GTTCTAATAAAAGGACAAGGAAGATTGTGAGCAGCCTTGTTGAGCTATACCCTTCCTTCTCAGCAGAGATCTCATCTGTGCTGCTTGAGTTCTTACTCAAGGCCTTAGATTCTTCAAAGTCGGCAGAACTTGAGAATCAGTCTGGCCAAGATATCAGGGTCTTTCTAGATGTATGGAAGCCTGTAATCATGGTGTTATCCAACAGAGAACCTGAGTTGCTTTTGACTCTACTCAAGTCAGTTCTTGATATGATCCAAAATAATGAACAGAGAAGATATGAAACAG ATGTGAATCTTACAGATAAGTCAgcagaagaagtttctcaagcTACGCAGCTCCCTTACTTGTTTGCATGGCTTGTGGGTCTTCTCACTGTGTCAAAGCACTTTCAGAGGAACAGTTCTCTAGAAGCGACACCACCAAGCGCTTTCCTTATGGAACTTATACGCAAATGTCTGCTGCTAGGAGCCTTGGGACATGAGCTGGTTTTGAAATCAGGTTGTGTGCTTGGGGATATTGTGGGAGGGCGTGTCTTGAAGGAGAAGCTCAAAAGCCTCCCTCTCGTTGATAAAAGCTCCACAAGTGTTCCATCAAAGCCGAGTTCTCCTACGACGCTCCTTGAGCAACAAGAGAAGAATCTAAGAAGTGCAGGCAAGAGACTTGAGTCTGTCAAACTTCAGCTCTCAAAGAAGAAAGGAAATGAGACGGAGAAAGCTAATAAGAGATGGAGAAAGGCGAGAACATGGAGCACTTGTCCAATTGGTATGTTGCCTCGGATCATTGGATCTTCCGGACGTTTACCTCTTCTGGACAACCTGGATGCTCATATGATCTCAAAACAAGCACAAGGGAACAACAATGTGAAAAGAGTAGCAGAGTGCAGTACTCAGCAGTTGGAGAACTCAGCATTCAAGAGAGCAAGGAAGAGTACAGAGGATCTCAGCTCAAATGAAGCGACATTGGAAGCACATGAGGAAGAAGCTGAGATGGATAAAGCACAGACAGATGAGGAAACTGAAAGTGAATCAGAAGGGAATCTGATGTTGGAGGATGAAGAGGAGGGTATAGGCTACCTTAGGATAGGTGATGTGTGGAAAAGAGTAAAAGATGGAGAGCAATTGGTAATGGCTTCTCAAGTTAAAATTTGTGTTtga